In one Maniola hyperantus chromosome 6, iAphHyp1.2, whole genome shotgun sequence genomic region, the following are encoded:
- the LOC117983060 gene encoding proton-coupled amino acid transporter-like protein CG1139 isoform X4: MANSFNMKEFSSTAVIAEHGVFPSTISINTINTKCKENEVENIYDPFHNRQLEHPNSDIRSFANLLKSSLGSGILAMPAAFKNAGTIVGIFGTIILGYICTHCVYLLVKTSQDVCKVTKVPSLGYAETVEAVFATGPRPLRKLSKAMRIFIDWAMAVTILGACAVYVILLVESVQQIVDHFYEKNNLTITLYCLMFLVPILIFTQIKTLKYIAPFSGFANVLLVLTFVICLYYICAEFPSFDSQPMSVPVGRLPLFIGTVIFAMEGIGVVLPVENTMAKPQHFLGCPGVLNITMTIVVLLYMIMGILGYLRYGDAAQGSITLNLPTKEIPALMAKVFIILAIFFTYILQFYVPMEIVWRNTKHRVAQKYHNIAQSVMRALFAILTVIAAASLPRLEQVIGLEGAFFYSFLGLIAPSLMELVFCWDRGLGKFNYILIKDILLIIFGCFVLPIVFGVGAVVVLTSVLAHLVWGKKSKSPRKSKPLITLVDPNTKYPLPLIEREEISHDTRRFRFGLPTLEHVLGLPIGQHIHLSVKIDDDLIIRAYTPVSSDEEKGYVDLVIKVYFKNVHPKFPDGGKMSQHLDNMKIGETIDVRGPSGRLQYANNGTFLIKKLRKDPPVKIMANKLNMIAGGTGITPMLQLVRHICTDPTDKTQLRLLFANQTEEDILVRQELEKYQREHPEQFKLWYTIDRATEGWQYSTGFINDEMIKIHLFPPGDDVIVLMCGPPPMINFACNPALDKLGYAENSRFAY; encoded by the exons atgGCGAACAGTTTTAATATGAAGGAATTCAGCTCCAC AGCAGTCATCGCAGAACATGGAGTTTTCCCCTCAACAATATCAATCAACAcaattaatacaaaatgtaaagAAAATGAAGTTGAAAATATCTATGACCCTTTTCATAATAGACAACTGGAACATCCTAATtc GGACATCAGATCGTTTGCAAACCTTCTGAAATCGTCATTAGGCTCAGGAATACTCGCAATGCCCGCTGCATTCAAAAATGCTGGAACTATTGTTGGTATATTCGGCACAATAATCCTGGGATATATATGTACGCACtgtgtttatttattg GTTAAAACTTCACAAGATGTATGCAAAGTGACAAAAGTTCCATCTTTGGGATATGCCGAAACTGTTGAAGCAGTATTTGCAACAGGTCCTCGACCATTGCGGAAATTGTCAAAAGCTATGAG GATATTTATAGATTGGGCGATGGCTGTCACAATTCTTGGCGCCTGTGCAGTCTATGTCATCCTGCTCGTGGAATCCGTTCAGCAG aTCGTCGATCATTTTTACGAAAAGAACAATCTCACAATCACATTGTACTGCCTGATGTTCCTGGTACCAATATTAATATTCACCCAAATCAAGACTCTGAAATACATCGCCCCATTTTCTGGTTTTGCCAACGTGTTGTTGGTGCTGACTTTCGTGATCTGCCTGTACTACATTTGCGCTGAGTTCCCAAGTTTTGACTCACAACCAATGTCTGTTCCCGTTGGACGGTTACCACTATTCATCgg TACAGTTATATTTGCAATGGAAGGCATCGGAGTGGTGTTGCCCGTGGAAAATACAATGGCTAAGCCTCAACATTTTCTCGGGTGTCCGGGAGTTTTGAATATAACGATGACGATTGTAGTTCTCCTTTACATGATCATGGGGATTTTGGGATATTTGCGGTATGGAGACGCCGCACAAGGCAGCATTACGTTGAATCTGCCTACCAAagaaat ACCTGCATTAATGGCGAAAGTCTTCATCATCTTGGCGATCTTCTTCACTTATATTCTACAATTCTACGTGCCAATGGAAATCGTATGGCGCAATACAAAACATCGTGTGGCGCAGAAATACCATAATATTGCTCAGAGCGTTATGAGAGCGTTGTTCGCAATTCTGACGG TAATTGCTGCGGCCTCGTTGCCACGACTGGAACAAGTGATTGGACTCGAAGGTGCTTTCTTTTATTCATTCCTGGGCCTCATAGCTCCATCGCTAATGGAACTCGTCTTCTGCTGGGATCGCGGCCTCGGAAAATTTAACTACATCCTAATCAAAGATATTTTACTGATCATCTTTGGCTGCTTC GTTTTACCCATTGTATTTGGTGTAGGGGCTGTGGTAGTCTTAACATCAGTTTTAGCTCACCTAGTATGGGGTAAGAAATCCAAAAGCCCCAGAAAAAGTAAGCCTCTTATAACTTTAGTGGATCCAAATACAAAGTATCCATTACCGCTGATTGAACGTGAGGAAATCAGTCATGATACAAGGAGATTCCGATTTGGTCTGCCCACCCTAGAACATGTTTTAG GACTGCCAATAGGCCAGCACATCCATTTATCAGTCAAGATAGATGATGACCTTATTATCAGAGCTTACACTCCAGTATCCAGTGATGAGGAGAAGGGTTATGTGGATTTGGTTATTaag gtttatTTCAAAAATGTCCATCCGAAATTCCCTGATGGTGGTAAAATGTCACAACACTTGGATAACATGAAAATTGGCGAAACAATTGATGTACGAGGACCATCTGGTAGACTGCAATATGCTAACAACGGTACATTCCTGATAAAGAAACTAAGAAAAGATCCACCAGTAAAAATCATGGCCAACAAGCTGAATATGATTGCAG GCGGCACTGGCATCACACCAATGCTACAACTTGTAAGGCACATCTGTACAGATCCAACTGACAAGACTCAGTTGAGGTTGTTGTTCGCAAATCAAACTGAAGAAGATATCCTAGTGAGGCAGGAGCTTGAGAAATATCAGAGGGAACACCCTGAGCAGTTCAAACTGTGGTACACGATTGATAGAGCAACTGAAG